One genomic window of Cololabis saira isolate AMF1-May2022 chromosome 3, fColSai1.1, whole genome shotgun sequence includes the following:
- the fabp4b gene encoding fatty acid binding protein 4b: MVDQFVGTWTLVSSDNFDEYMKAVGMSFATRQMGNLVKPNLMVSVGADGLISIKAESTFKTTTISFKLNEEFDEETTDGRKAKSLFTLEDGKLVQKQMWDGKSTTLEREIQDGKLITKCVMDDVAAVRTYEKAA, encoded by the exons ATGGTTGACCAGTTTGTTGGAACCTGGACTCTGGTTTCCAGTGACAACTTTGACGAGTACATGAAGGCAGTTG GTATGAGTTTTGCCACTCGTCAAATGGGCAACCTTGTTAAACCTAACCTGATGGTCAGCGTGGGAGCGGATGGGCTCATCTCCATCAAGGCTGAGAGTACTTTCAAGACTACAACAATCTCATTCAAGCTGAATGAAGAATTTGATGAAGAGACAACAGATGGACGAAAGGCAAAG tCCCTATTTACTCTAGAGGATGGCAAGCTTGTGCAGAAACAGATGTGGGATGGAAAGTCAACAACGCTAGAGCGAGAGATTCAAGATGGAAAGCTTATCACT AAATGTGTCATGGATGATGTTGCTGCAGTGAGGACCTACGAGAAAGCAGCATAA